A genomic stretch from Caulobacter sp. FWC2 includes:
- the metZ gene encoding O-succinylhomoserine sulfhydrylase, translating into MAEDPKDWDVATKLIRGGIARSQFMETAEALYLTQGFTYDSAEAADRRFSGEDPGFVYSRFNNPTVKMFEDRLALLEGAEVCRAQATGMASIHSALMGLVRAGDHVVAGRALFGSCRWIISEWLPRFGVETTFVDATDLKEWEAAIRPNTKAVLIETPSNPVLEITDIRAVSEMAHAVGAKVIVDNVFATPIFQQPLELGADVVVYSATKHIDGQGRVLGGAILTSEAINEEFYRDSLRHTGPSLSPFNAWVMLKGLETLDLRVRRQADSALALSNTIAEHKKVQRVLYPFRTDHPGHNVAKAQMSGGGTVIAMDLGSREAAFKFLNALEIVDISNNLGDAKSMATHPPTTTHRSVPEEQRPSLGVTEGGVRLSVGLESLADLQRDVIRALDQA; encoded by the coding sequence GTGGCCGAGGATCCAAAAGACTGGGACGTCGCGACGAAGCTCATTCGTGGGGGCATCGCGCGGTCGCAGTTCATGGAGACCGCCGAGGCGCTCTATCTGACGCAAGGCTTCACCTACGACAGCGCCGAGGCCGCCGATCGCCGCTTCTCCGGCGAGGATCCGGGCTTCGTCTATTCGCGGTTCAACAACCCGACCGTGAAGATGTTCGAAGATCGCCTGGCCCTGCTGGAAGGCGCCGAGGTGTGCCGCGCCCAGGCCACCGGCATGGCCTCGATCCACAGCGCTCTGATGGGCCTGGTCCGCGCGGGCGACCACGTGGTGGCTGGCCGCGCCCTGTTCGGCTCGTGCCGCTGGATCATCAGCGAGTGGCTGCCGCGCTTCGGCGTCGAAACCACCTTCGTCGACGCCACCGACCTCAAGGAATGGGAAGCGGCGATCCGCCCGAACACCAAGGCCGTGCTGATCGAGACGCCCTCGAACCCGGTCCTGGAAATCACCGACATCCGCGCCGTCTCGGAAATGGCCCACGCGGTCGGCGCCAAGGTCATCGTCGACAACGTCTTCGCCACCCCGATCTTCCAGCAGCCGCTGGAACTGGGCGCCGATGTCGTCGTCTACTCGGCCACCAAACACATCGACGGCCAGGGCCGCGTGCTGGGCGGGGCCATCCTGACCAGCGAGGCGATCAACGAGGAATTCTACCGCGACAGCCTGCGCCACACCGGTCCGTCGCTGTCGCCGTTCAACGCCTGGGTGATGCTGAAGGGTCTGGAGACCCTGGACCTGCGCGTCCGCCGTCAGGCCGACAGCGCCCTGGCCCTGTCCAACACCATCGCCGAGCACAAGAAGGTGCAGCGGGTGCTCTACCCGTTCCGCACCGACCACCCGGGCCACAACGTCGCCAAGGCGCAGATGAGCGGCGGCGGCACCGTGATCGCCATGGATCTCGGCTCGCGCGAGGCGGCCTTCAAGTTCCTGAACGCGCTGGAGATCGTCGACATCTCCAACAACCTGGGCGACGCCAAGTCGATGGCGACCCACCCGCCGACCACCACCCACCGTTCGGTGCCCGAGGAGCAGCGTCCGTCCCTGGGCGTGACCGAGGGCGGCGTCCGCCTGTCCGTGGGCCTGGAAAGCTTGGCCGACCTTCAGAGAGATGTGATCCGTGCGCTCGATCAGGCGTGA
- a CDS encoding 2'-deoxycytidine 5'-triphosphate deaminase, with product MTDAHAAGILPCQTIEDLIAEEAITSATPFDTDQVQPASLDLRLGARAWRVRASFLPGLGRRVVERLKDVAMHELDLTKGAVLEKGCVYIAELQESLALPGNVSARGNPKSSTGRVDVFVRLLTDHSRAFDDVDAGYDGPLYIEIAPQTFSVLVRSGTRLNQLRLKRGEPAKLSIKSVGVDLTPGLNGLVGFRGRRHAGVVDLDHEDGHDPRDYWEPLEARHGELLLDPGEFYILASKENIEIPVLEAAEMTPIDPSVGEFRVHYAGFFDPGFGTEEALATGSKGVLEVRSHETPFLLEDGQTVARLVYEPLTARPVRLYGEGGSHYQRQGLKLSKHFKAWS from the coding sequence ATGACCGACGCCCACGCCGCAGGGATTCTGCCCTGCCAGACCATCGAGGACCTGATCGCCGAAGAGGCGATCACCTCGGCCACGCCTTTCGACACCGATCAGGTGCAGCCCGCCAGCCTTGACCTGCGGCTGGGCGCGCGCGCTTGGCGTGTCCGCGCCTCGTTCCTGCCGGGCTTGGGCCGCCGTGTGGTGGAGCGTCTGAAGGACGTGGCCATGCACGAGCTGGACCTGACCAAGGGCGCGGTGCTGGAGAAGGGTTGCGTCTACATCGCCGAGCTGCAGGAAAGCCTGGCCTTGCCGGGCAATGTCTCGGCGCGGGGCAATCCCAAGAGCTCGACCGGCCGGGTGGACGTCTTCGTGCGCCTGCTGACCGACCACAGCCGCGCCTTCGACGATGTGGACGCCGGCTATGACGGCCCGCTCTATATAGAGATCGCTCCGCAGACCTTCTCGGTGCTGGTGCGCTCGGGCACGCGGCTGAACCAGCTGCGTCTCAAGCGCGGCGAACCGGCCAAGCTGTCGATCAAGAGCGTGGGCGTGGACCTGACGCCGGGCCTGAACGGCCTGGTCGGCTTCCGCGGTCGCCGTCACGCCGGCGTCGTCGACCTGGATCACGAGGACGGCCACGACCCGCGCGACTACTGGGAGCCGCTGGAGGCCCGTCACGGCGAGCTGCTGCTGGATCCCGGCGAGTTCTACATCCTGGCCTCGAAGGAAAACATCGAGATCCCGGTGCTGGAAGCGGCCGAGATGACCCCGATCGACCCGTCGGTCGGCGAGTTCCGCGTCCACTATGCCGGCTTCTTCGATCCGGGCTTCGGCACGGAAGAGGCCCTGGCGACGGGCTCCAAGGGCGTGCTGGAAGTGCGCAGCCACGAGACGCCGTTCCTTCTGGAGGACGGGCAGACCGTGGCCCGGCTGGTCTATGAACCACTGACCGCGCGACCGGTCCGCCTCTATGGCGAGGGCGGCTCGCACTACCAGCGCCAGGGTTTGAAATTATCCAAGCATTTCAAGGCTTGGAGCTGA
- a CDS encoding helix-turn-helix transcriptional regulator encodes MKNRLKVLRAERDWSQADLAEKLQVSRQTINALETGKYDPSLPLAFKIARLFEQPIEAIFQDDL; translated from the coding sequence ATGAAGAACCGCCTGAAGGTGCTGCGCGCCGAACGCGACTGGAGCCAGGCCGACCTCGCCGAAAAGCTCCAGGTCTCCCGCCAGACCATCAACGCCCTGGAGACGGGCAAGTACGATCCCAGCCTGCCGCTGGCCTTCAAGATCGCCCGGTTGTTCGAACAGCCGATCGAAGCGATCTTCCAGGACGACCTCTAA